The following proteins are co-located in the Streptomyces bottropensis ATCC 25435 genome:
- a CDS encoding Fpg/Nei family DNA glycosylase: MPEGHTIHRLAEDCLARFGGGGRPTHVTSPQGKFSDAAALLTGAPLHTAEAHGKHLFLHFGDPDAEERVHIHLGLFGKVTFGPAPAPPPTDTVRLRLRNDTSYMDLRGPTTCALITNAEKQAVHARLGPDPLRADADPARAYARVSRSRTTIAALLLDQKVIAGVGNVYRAEVLFRHGIDPYRAGKDVTPAEWDAIWADLVGLMREGVRHNRIDTVRPEHTPEAMGRPPRVDDHGGEVYVYRRASMPCHLCGGEIRTADLAARNLFWCPSCQQR, translated from the coding sequence GTGCCGGAGGGGCACACCATCCACCGACTCGCCGAAGACTGCCTGGCCCGCTTCGGCGGTGGCGGCCGGCCCACTCACGTCACCAGCCCCCAGGGCAAGTTCAGTGACGCCGCGGCCCTCCTCACCGGCGCCCCCCTCCACACCGCCGAGGCCCACGGCAAACACCTCTTCCTGCACTTCGGCGACCCGGACGCCGAGGAGCGGGTGCACATCCACCTGGGCCTCTTCGGCAAGGTCACCTTCGGGCCGGCCCCCGCGCCCCCGCCCACGGACACCGTCCGCCTGCGGCTGCGCAACGACACGTCGTACATGGACCTGCGCGGTCCGACGACCTGCGCCCTGATCACGAACGCCGAGAAGCAGGCGGTGCACGCGCGCCTCGGCCCCGACCCGCTCCGCGCCGACGCGGACCCGGCCCGCGCGTACGCCCGTGTCTCCCGCAGCCGTACGACGATCGCCGCGCTGCTCCTGGACCAGAAGGTGATCGCGGGCGTCGGCAACGTCTACCGCGCGGAGGTCCTCTTCCGGCACGGCATCGACCCGTACCGGGCGGGCAAGGACGTCACCCCGGCGGAGTGGGACGCGATCTGGGCCGACCTCGTCGGCCTCATGCGCGAGGGGGTGCGGCACAACCGCATCGACACCGTCCGCCCGGAACACACGCCCGAGGCCATGGGCCGCCCGCCCCGCGTCGACGACCACGGCGGCGAGGTGTACGTGTACCGCAGGGCGAGCATGCCCTGCCATCTGTGCGGCGGCGAGATCCGCACCGCCGACCTCGCCGCCCGCAACCTCTTCTGGTGCCCGTCCTGCCAGCAGAGGTGA
- a CDS encoding ribose-5-phosphate isomerase: protein MRVYLGSDHAGYEFKNHLVEWLKAAGHEAVDCGPHIYDAQDDYPPFCLRAAERTAADPGSLGIVIGGSGNGEQIAANKVAGVRAALAWSAETAALGREHNNANVVAVGARMHSQEDATKFVETFLNTPFSGDERHIRRIDMLAAYETTGDLPPVPAHHPQG, encoded by the coding sequence ATGCGCGTCTACCTCGGCTCTGATCACGCCGGATACGAATTCAAGAACCACCTCGTGGAGTGGCTGAAGGCCGCCGGCCACGAGGCCGTCGACTGCGGTCCCCACATCTACGACGCCCAGGACGACTACCCGCCGTTCTGCCTCCGCGCGGCGGAGCGCACGGCCGCGGACCCCGGGTCCCTCGGCATCGTCATCGGTGGCTCCGGCAACGGGGAGCAGATCGCCGCGAACAAGGTGGCCGGTGTCCGCGCCGCCCTCGCGTGGAGCGCCGAGACCGCCGCGCTGGGCCGCGAGCACAACAACGCCAACGTCGTCGCCGTCGGCGCCCGCATGCACTCCCAGGAGGACGCGACGAAGTTCGTCGAGACCTTCCTCAACACCCCGTTCTCCGGTGACGAGCGCCACATCCGCCGCATCGACATGCTGGCGGCGTACGAAACGACCGGCGACCTCCCGCCCGTCCCGGCACACCACCCCCAGGGCTGA
- a CDS encoding amino acid permease: MTSQPTLPPQADEPDSSSPPSPGLHAGLKNRHLSMIAIGGVIGAGLFVGSSSGIRTAGPGILLSYALVGTMVVLVMRMLGEMSAANPTSGSFSAHADRALGRWAGFSIGWLYWFFWVVVLAVEATAGAVILEGWIPAVPQWGWALIVMVVLTATNLVSVGSYGEFEFWFAGIKVVAIAAFIVVGGLAVFGVLPGADTDKAGLSNLTDHGGFLPHGPGAILIGVLLVVFSFMGSEIATLAAGETENPQKAVTKSTNSIIWRIGVFYLGSIFVVVTLLPWNDPSIKEKGSYVAALDSLGIAHAGQIMNFIVLTSVLSCLNSGLYTASRMAFSLGERGDAPRAFGRTNARGVPMAAILSSVVFGFVAVIFNYFFPEGVFLFLVNSSGAVALFVWLVICFSQLRMRKIIERESPEKLVVKMWLYPYLTWATIGLILFVLGYMLTDTEHGNREILLLSLLVAAVVVGIAVVKERLGGRKSAAAEVTDKVH, encoded by the coding sequence ATGACCTCGCAGCCGACCCTGCCTCCCCAGGCGGACGAGCCGGACTCGTCCTCTCCCCCCTCCCCAGGTCTGCACGCCGGCCTCAAGAACCGTCATCTGTCGATGATCGCGATCGGCGGTGTGATCGGGGCCGGCCTGTTCGTCGGATCGAGTTCCGGCATCAGGACCGCCGGTCCCGGCATCCTCCTGTCCTACGCGCTCGTCGGCACGATGGTGGTGCTGGTGATGCGGATGCTCGGCGAGATGTCCGCCGCGAACCCGACGTCGGGGTCGTTCTCGGCCCACGCCGACCGCGCGCTCGGGCGCTGGGCCGGGTTCTCGATCGGCTGGCTGTACTGGTTCTTCTGGGTCGTCGTGCTCGCGGTCGAGGCGACCGCGGGTGCGGTGATCCTGGAGGGCTGGATCCCGGCGGTGCCGCAGTGGGGCTGGGCGTTGATCGTGATGGTCGTGCTGACCGCCACGAACCTGGTCTCGGTGGGCTCCTACGGTGAGTTCGAGTTCTGGTTCGCCGGGATCAAGGTCGTCGCGATCGCCGCGTTCATCGTGGTGGGCGGTCTCGCGGTGTTCGGCGTACTGCCGGGGGCCGACACCGACAAGGCCGGGCTGTCCAACCTGACCGACCACGGCGGGTTCCTGCCCCACGGCCCGGGCGCGATCCTCATCGGTGTCCTGCTGGTCGTCTTCTCCTTCATGGGCAGCGAGATCGCCACGCTGGCCGCCGGGGAGACGGAGAACCCGCAGAAGGCCGTCACCAAGTCGACCAACAGCATCATCTGGCGGATCGGCGTCTTCTATCTCGGCTCGATCTTCGTCGTGGTCACGCTGCTGCCGTGGAACGACCCGTCGATCAAGGAGAAGGGCTCCTACGTCGCCGCCCTGGACTCCCTCGGGATCGCGCACGCCGGTCAGATCATGAACTTCATCGTGCTGACGTCGGTGCTGTCCTGTCTGAACTCCGGTCTGTACACGGCCTCGCGCATGGCCTTCTCGCTGGGCGAGCGCGGGGACGCGCCGCGCGCGTTCGGCCGGACGAACGCGCGCGGTGTGCCGATGGCGGCCATCCTCTCCTCGGTGGTGTTCGGGTTCGTCGCGGTCATCTTCAACTACTTCTTCCCCGAGGGTGTCTTCCTCTTCCTCGTCAACTCCTCTGGCGCGGTCGCCCTGTTCGTGTGGCTCGTCATCTGCTTCTCGCAGCTGCGCATGCGCAAGATCATCGAGCGGGAGTCGCCGGAGAAGCTCGTCGTGAAGATGTGGCTGTACCCGTACCTGACGTGGGCCACGATCGGGCTGATCCTCTTCGTCCTCGGCTACATGCTCACCGACACCGAGCACGGCAACCGCGAGATCCTGCTGCTGTCGCTGCTGGTCGCCGCGGTCGTCGTCGGCATCGCGGTCGTCAAGGAGAGGCTCGGCGGGCGGAAGTCCGCCGCCGCCGAGGTGACCGACAAGGTGCACTGA
- a CDS encoding serine/threonine-protein kinase, with protein MGRVWRATDDILDRQVAVKEMRIDGLDPEDSRTRRERTLREARATARIDHPHVVRVYDVVDAGDRLWIVMELVDGRSLEQLVAQDGPLDVRATARIGLQLVDALGQVHAQGVLHRDIKPANVLVKRAGAPHAVLTDFGIAAIHNAEALTMAGMLVGSPDYMAPERVSGRPQGPPSDLWSLGATLCAALGGRSPFSRATTLATLHAVLYEEPELPTAAGPLHDLLAALLKKEPESRPGVRELTETLRHIATDPPTTTPTTRPGPSDDAEEPGAAPTHPAAKPAAPPEPTPTARPTPIHPTPTVRNRPAPELAPHPEPAPHPHTHPDPRPPTPPASDPYPTPTPTLATTPQPDRPTTPVLNRSLSPPPSASSEAPPVPSSRTRHTEPTDPTELTESTEPTESTEPADRTEPATPTAPPAPRPKHRRPALIAATTLAATAAVAAVLVPALNGSRDGGTDKPSSSASHSSETPTGTPAPTVAGTSRPPRLPPGARTEAGVFAWVPPDGFSREVHAGAEVHYTSPDARQEIVGKASLARGDLMEQWRKKERSTGEGPGYTRIRLEETEFRGEPAVVWEYTVTAQELPWHVRSLGFNTGGKSYQLTTWYHPDIEDRAVPVYEKVEKTFTPL; from the coding sequence ATGGGCCGGGTCTGGCGGGCCACCGACGACATCCTCGACCGGCAGGTCGCCGTCAAGGAAATGCGGATCGACGGTCTCGACCCGGAGGACAGCCGCACCCGGCGCGAGCGAACCCTGCGGGAGGCCCGGGCCACGGCCCGTATCGACCACCCCCATGTCGTACGCGTCTACGACGTCGTCGACGCGGGCGACCGGCTCTGGATCGTCATGGAACTGGTCGACGGCCGCTCCCTGGAGCAACTCGTGGCGCAGGACGGCCCCCTCGACGTACGGGCCACCGCCCGGATCGGCCTCCAACTCGTCGACGCGCTGGGCCAGGTGCACGCCCAGGGCGTCCTGCACCGCGACATCAAACCGGCCAACGTCCTCGTCAAACGCGCAGGCGCCCCTCACGCCGTCCTCACCGACTTCGGCATCGCCGCCATCCACAACGCCGAGGCCCTCACCATGGCCGGCATGCTCGTCGGCTCCCCCGACTACATGGCCCCCGAGCGGGTCTCCGGCCGTCCGCAGGGGCCGCCCTCCGACCTGTGGTCCCTCGGCGCCACCCTCTGCGCGGCGCTCGGTGGCCGCTCCCCCTTCTCCCGCGCCACCACCCTCGCCACCCTGCACGCGGTCCTCTACGAGGAGCCGGAACTCCCCACGGCCGCGGGCCCCCTCCACGACCTGCTCGCCGCCCTCCTCAAGAAGGAACCGGAGTCCCGTCCCGGCGTGCGCGAACTCACCGAGACGCTCCGCCACATCGCCACCGACCCGCCCACGACCACCCCGACGACGAGGCCGGGGCCGTCGGACGACGCGGAGGAGCCGGGAGCCGCCCCCACGCACCCCGCGGCGAAGCCTGCGGCGCCCCCGGAGCCCACACCCACCGCCCGCCCCACCCCGATACACCCGACGCCGACCGTACGGAACCGTCCCGCCCCCGAGCTCGCACCGCACCCCGAGCCCGCACCGCACCCGCACACACACCCCGACCCGCGACCACCGACCCCGCCCGCATCGGACCCGTACCCCACCCCCACCCCCACCCTCGCCACCACTCCCCAACCCGACCGACCCACCACCCCCGTCCTCAACCGCTCCCTCTCCCCGCCCCCCAGCGCCTCCTCCGAGGCCCCGCCCGTGCCATCAAGCCGCACAAGGCACACGGAACCCACAGATCCCACGGAACTCACAGAGTCCACAGAACCCACAGAGTCCACAGAGCCCGCAGACCGCACAGAACCCGCCACCCCCACAGCACCCCCGGCCCCCCGGCCGAAGCACCGCCGCCCGGCCCTCATCGCGGCCACGACCCTCGCCGCGACCGCTGCCGTAGCCGCGGTCCTCGTACCGGCGCTGAACGGCTCGCGCGACGGAGGGACCGACAAGCCGTCGTCCTCGGCGTCCCACTCCAGCGAGACCCCCACCGGCACCCCCGCCCCCACCGTCGCCGGCACCTCCCGCCCGCCCCGACTGCCGCCCGGCGCCCGTACGGAGGCCGGCGTGTTCGCCTGGGTGCCGCCGGACGGCTTCTCGCGGGAGGTGCATGCCGGGGCGGAGGTGCACTACACCTCGCCCGACGCCCGGCAGGAGATCGTCGGCAAGGCCTCACTCGCGCGCGGCGACCTCATGGAGCAGTGGCGGAAGAAGGAGAGGAGCACCGGTGAGGGGCCGGGATACACCCGGATCCGTCTGGAGGAGACCGAGTTCCGGGGCGAGCCCGCCGTCGTGTGGGAGTACACCGTGACCGCCCAGGAACTGCCCTGGCACGTCCGGTCCCTCGGCTTCAACACCGGCGGCAAGTCGTACCAGCTGACCACCTGGTACCACCCCGACATCGAGGACCGCGCCGTCCCGGTCTACGAGAAGGTCGAGAAGACCTTCACCCCTCTGTAG
- a CDS encoding biotin transporter BioY: MSTAATSARPGEVLADLLPVSGARVRDLALVVGGAALTGLAAQIAVPVPGSPVPVTGQTFAALLVGTTLGASRGVASLSLYALAGLAGVPWFANGTSGVGVSFGYILGMILAVAAVGALARRGGDRSTARMAGTMLVGEAIIYAVGVPYLAATADISLSSAVALGLTPFLIGDAVKVVLAMGLLPTAWKLLRK; the protein is encoded by the coding sequence ATGAGCACCGCCGCCACGTCAGCCCGCCCCGGCGAGGTCCTCGCCGACCTCCTGCCCGTCTCCGGCGCCCGCGTCCGCGACCTCGCGCTCGTGGTCGGCGGCGCCGCGCTCACCGGGCTCGCCGCGCAGATCGCCGTGCCCGTGCCGGGCTCCCCGGTGCCGGTCACCGGCCAGACCTTCGCCGCCCTGCTCGTCGGCACCACCCTGGGCGCGAGCCGCGGTGTCGCCTCGCTGAGCCTGTACGCCCTGGCCGGTCTGGCCGGTGTGCCGTGGTTCGCGAACGGCACCTCCGGTGTCGGCGTCTCCTTCGGCTACATCCTCGGCATGATCCTGGCCGTCGCCGCCGTGGGCGCTCTGGCCCGACGCGGTGGCGACCGTTCGACGGCGCGCATGGCGGGCACGATGCTCGTCGGCGAGGCGATCATCTACGCCGTGGGCGTCCCGTACCTCGCCGCCACCGCCGACATCAGCCTCTCCTCCGCCGTCGCCCTCGGCCTCACGCCGTTCCTGATCGGCGACGCCGTCAAGGTCGTCCTGGCCATGGGACTGCTGCCGACGGCCTGGAAGCTGCTGAGGAAGTGA